In one Zobellia galactanivorans genomic region, the following are encoded:
- a CDS encoding LacI family DNA-binding transcriptional regulator — protein MSKRHNTTLKELALALNLSISTVSRALNDHPDINEKTKENVKKLARQMNYSPNLFARSFRSQKTNIIGVIVPNISHYFTSTILKGILEEAEIQGYRVIISESNNSETKQTEMLNTMTQFGVDGILMSLARKTTKVDDVLRTLNRAPIVLFDKVSQKIPCTQVVINEEEAAFNAVEHLIELGKERIAIIKETENSYNSEKRYAGYLRALEHHGIRIREKIILSTEDISLIHGRRLTNILLSMKKRPDAIFAITDDAAIGAIKALNKFKIKIPEEIAVVGFSNSASSKIIQPELTTVDQPGDKIGRTAVKYLIDEIDSPSNNIITKTVEIKTTLVVRDSSLRA, from the coding sequence ATGAGCAAAAGACATAACACCACTTTAAAGGAATTGGCCTTAGCCCTGAACCTGTCGATCTCAACAGTTTCCAGAGCCTTAAACGATCACCCCGACATCAATGAAAAAACCAAGGAAAACGTAAAGAAACTGGCCCGGCAAATGAACTATTCGCCCAATCTCTTCGCCAGAAGTTTCCGCTCCCAAAAAACGAATATCATCGGGGTGATCGTCCCCAACATTTCGCATTACTTTACCTCTACGATATTAAAGGGGATTTTAGAGGAAGCCGAAATACAGGGCTACCGTGTCATTATTTCAGAATCGAACAATAGTGAAACCAAACAAACCGAAATGCTCAATACCATGACCCAATTCGGTGTAGACGGCATTCTGATGTCGCTTGCCCGAAAAACTACCAAAGTAGACGATGTGCTTCGCACTTTGAACCGGGCACCTATTGTTCTGTTCGACAAAGTGTCTCAAAAAATCCCATGCACCCAGGTGGTCATCAACGAGGAGGAAGCCGCCTTCAATGCCGTGGAACACCTCATCGAATTGGGCAAAGAGCGTATTGCCATCATTAAGGAAACCGAAAATTCATATAACTCCGAAAAACGCTACGCCGGCTACCTCCGTGCTTTGGAACATCATGGGATCCGCATTCGCGAAAAGATCATCTTAAGTACCGAGGACATCTCTCTTATTCACGGTAGACGACTGACGAACATTCTCTTGAGCATGAAAAAACGGCCCGATGCCATCTTTGCCATTACCGATGATGCGGCCATAGGCGCCATAAAGGCCCTAAACAAGTTCAAAATAAAAATACCCGAGGAAATAGCCGTGGTAGGCTTTAGCAACTCGGCCAGTTCAAAAATCATTCAACCCGAACTCACAACCGTCGATCAGCCAGGGGATAAAATTGGCCGTACGGCGGTAAAATACCTTATCGATGAAATTGATAGCCCTTCCAACAACATCATCACCAAAACCGTTGAAATAAAAACCACCCTCGTCGTCAGGGACTCTTCCTTAAGGGCCTAA
- a CDS encoding TonB-dependent receptor, whose translation MKKLVFAVIGLFLGTGAFAQTEISGAITDSAGEPIPGANIIIVGSTSGTTSDFDGNYTFSTDLEGNHMLRISYLGFTTIDKPVELNNTALTIDVVLQEGGQQLDEVVLTASSTFRSQKQAPLSISSVKMKEITKLSANSQADILRSVPGITAEGGGGETATNVFVRGLPSGGQYVFNPLQYDGMPLMSTFGLNSSAHDVYARPDIGFKGVEFVRGGSAILYGAGSVAGIINYTSKTGDTNPGNIVNLEVANMGRLKTDFYSGGQLGGEDSNTYYAFTGFVRHDRGPIDTGLPTKGVQFRANIKKKFDKGTFTVHGQFINDKAQFYLPIPLKGGSRERINGNDGEPVEQLLTGELANTSFLTPGGTYNSPIADGVSTTGGYLLADFDYRLDDDLRFKSKVKYANYKHNFALYVGGDGNNGNPITLDNYVESIAPGNQGYTANYQSGNPNQQINGSDLVVDNLHVDRLRPMTDYSGEASLTKTIETMNGGSHNVTLGTFIARTEAEDVNYQYRVLSEFNNAPRLVNLSYADAGGNNVIYSEGGLYDRIGQTANNYLSQNRLAFYLTDEMIFDRWRFDVGFRYEHTDGENSKGGIMSATVYDNPELTTALSDVQTADGSFIRSSIQASGWAVSFAGLYELTDATNLYANFSKGYFFPQIRGFAPVAGISENAYDPENIIQFEAGAKFGTPKFSGSVAAYYVALKDRIKIQQAIVGGQLIDETRSEQDTRTIGVEATGDYEVASNFNLRGTVTYQAHEITKNTDFDLVNGTSTEANVGNKLARQPNFLGSLGAYYDNNKFDANFGVNYTGSKYASDVNDIELDAIPIGRLGAGYTFGKPEENQTVRLGFSIFNLFDSDGITEGNPRAGAAGQSESEFFVGRPILPRRFFLTATFNF comes from the coding sequence ATGAAAAAATTAGTTTTTGCGGTAATCGGTTTATTTTTGGGAACTGGCGCTTTTGCCCAGACAGAAATTTCCGGTGCCATTACGGATAGTGCTGGGGAACCTATCCCAGGAGCGAACATTATAATAGTTGGGAGTACCTCGGGTACGACATCTGACTTTGATGGCAACTATACCTTTTCAACCGACCTTGAAGGAAACCATATGCTTCGTATTTCCTATCTAGGTTTTACCACTATAGATAAGCCGGTAGAGCTCAACAATACCGCTTTGACCATAGATGTTGTACTTCAGGAGGGAGGGCAACAATTAGACGAGGTGGTCTTGACCGCTTCCAGTACGTTTAGGTCGCAGAAGCAGGCGCCTTTATCGATCAGTTCGGTAAAAATGAAAGAGATTACCAAACTATCGGCCAACAGCCAAGCGGATATTCTTCGTAGTGTTCCTGGTATTACCGCTGAAGGTGGTGGTGGTGAAACCGCAACAAACGTATTCGTTAGGGGGCTTCCTTCAGGTGGGCAGTATGTGTTCAACCCGTTACAATACGACGGTATGCCTTTAATGAGCACTTTTGGTTTAAACTCTTCCGCTCATGATGTGTACGCAAGACCCGATATTGGTTTTAAAGGAGTGGAATTTGTACGTGGTGGTTCTGCAATTTTATATGGTGCGGGTTCTGTGGCCGGTATCATTAACTATACGAGTAAAACAGGGGATACCAACCCGGGTAACATCGTAAACCTAGAAGTAGCCAATATGGGCCGGTTAAAAACCGATTTTTATAGTGGTGGCCAATTGGGTGGAGAAGATTCTAATACCTACTATGCTTTTACTGGTTTTGTAAGACATGACCGTGGCCCCATAGATACAGGTCTACCAACAAAAGGGGTGCAGTTCAGGGCTAATATCAAGAAGAAATTTGACAAAGGTACGTTTACCGTGCATGGCCAATTCATAAATGATAAGGCCCAGTTCTACCTTCCGATACCTTTAAAAGGGGGAAGTAGGGAGCGTATAAACGGAAATGACGGTGAGCCCGTAGAGCAATTGTTGACAGGGGAATTGGCCAATACTTCCTTTCTTACCCCAGGTGGAACTTACAATAGTCCCATTGCCGATGGTGTTTCTACCACTGGCGGCTATCTTTTGGCCGATTTTGACTATAGATTGGACGATGACCTAAGATTTAAATCCAAAGTAAAATATGCCAACTACAAGCACAATTTTGCCCTCTATGTGGGAGGTGACGGAAACAACGGAAACCCTATTACCCTAGATAATTACGTAGAGAGCATCGCTCCAGGAAATCAAGGATATACGGCGAATTACCAAAGTGGAAATCCCAACCAACAAATAAACGGTTCCGACTTGGTTGTCGACAACCTGCATGTTGACCGTTTAAGGCCTATGACCGATTACTCGGGAGAGGCTTCTTTGACCAAAACGATAGAGACTATGAATGGTGGAAGTCACAACGTAACCTTAGGTACTTTTATCGCCCGTACCGAAGCGGAAGACGTTAATTACCAATACCGTGTGCTTTCCGAATTCAATAACGCTCCAAGGTTGGTGAACTTGAGCTATGCAGATGCAGGGGGTAACAATGTTATTTATTCCGAAGGCGGATTGTACGATCGTATCGGTCAAACCGCAAACAACTACCTGTCTCAAAACAGGTTGGCCTTTTATCTGACCGATGAGATGATTTTTGACCGATGGCGTTTTGATGTTGGTTTTAGATATGAGCATACCGATGGTGAAAACAGTAAAGGGGGCATTATGAGCGCAACCGTTTATGACAATCCTGAATTGACCACTGCATTAAGTGATGTTCAAACGGCAGATGGTAGCTTTATTCGGTCATCGATACAAGCTTCGGGATGGGCCGTTTCTTTCGCCGGTCTTTACGAATTGACCGATGCAACAAACCTGTATGCAAACTTCTCTAAAGGCTATTTTTTTCCACAAATAAGGGGGTTTGCCCCAGTGGCGGGTATTTCAGAAAATGCATATGATCCGGAAAACATTATTCAGTTCGAGGCAGGTGCTAAATTTGGTACGCCCAAATTCTCTGGATCGGTTGCCGCTTACTATGTAGCCTTGAAGGATAGGATAAAAATTCAACAAGCCATTGTTGGTGGCCAGTTGATAGATGAGACGCGTTCTGAGCAAGATACTAGAACTATAGGTGTAGAGGCTACGGGCGATTACGAAGTGGCCAGTAATTTCAACCTTCGCGGTACAGTAACTTATCAAGCTCACGAAATCACGAAAAATACAGATTTTGATTTGGTGAACGGTACGTCTACCGAAGCCAACGTAGGAAACAAATTGGCAAGACAACCCAACTTTTTAGGGTCTTTGGGAGCGTATTACGACAACAATAAATTCGACGCCAACTTTGGTGTGAACTATACGGGTAGCAAATACGCTTCCGATGTCAATGATATAGAATTAGATGCTATTCCGATCGGTAGATTGGGCGCTGGCTACACTTTTGGTAAGCCAGAAGAAAACCAAACGGTCCGTTTGGGTTTCTCCATCTTCAACCTTTTTGACAGTGATGGTATTACCGAAGGAAACCCAAGGGCAGGTGCCGCAGGCCAGAGCGAATCTGAGTTCTTTGTCGGTCGCCCTATTCTTCCGAGAAGGTTCTTCTTGACGGCTACCTTCAATTTCTAA
- a CDS encoding amylo-alpha-1,6-glucosidase — protein sequence MKENLIHRAIDVLDANFQEGGFTIPSKGLYPFQWKWDSGFIAIGLAHYNTDHAKKEIETLLNAQWDNGFIPHIVFHTDDDSYFPGHDFHRSDLHPLSSKKYKSTGMTQPPVTGFVLQDMLRIVEDKEDMLDFIKGQIDKVYDNHVYFYENRDPQNEGLVYIYHNWESGTDNSPVWDDIWDTMNPPEYTFERKDTTHVDASERPSKREYDHYLYIIDIAKQNNYDDAKIAELSPFLVQDPLFNAMLIKSNQALIELYEIIGGNDDKITYLKKNQERSIAAFNQKLWDAELGAYVHYDLRNNTPIRHVSSSSFSPLFAAIPSKERAEVLVNTMMERFGGDDKYLCASFDPTNDRFNPRKYWRGPVWINMNWMLYRGLKEYGYTDIAERVKNDSIELVERDGFFEYFDCRKDTGDETRKGYGGDNFSWSAALIIDLLKN from the coding sequence ATGAAAGAAAATTTAATCCATAGGGCAATTGACGTTTTAGACGCCAATTTTCAAGAAGGAGGGTTTACTATACCGAGTAAAGGACTTTATCCGTTTCAATGGAAATGGGATAGCGGTTTTATTGCCATAGGCTTGGCCCATTACAATACGGATCACGCAAAAAAAGAAATAGAGACCTTGCTGAACGCACAATGGGACAACGGCTTTATACCGCACATTGTTTTTCATACGGATGACGATTCTTATTTTCCAGGCCATGATTTCCACAGATCGGACTTACATCCGCTTTCATCAAAAAAATACAAGTCTACAGGAATGACCCAGCCTCCGGTTACCGGCTTTGTATTACAGGATATGTTGCGCATTGTAGAGGATAAGGAAGATATGCTCGATTTTATCAAAGGGCAGATCGATAAGGTGTATGACAACCATGTGTATTTTTACGAAAACCGTGACCCGCAAAACGAAGGTCTGGTATACATCTACCACAATTGGGAGTCGGGCACCGATAACTCTCCGGTATGGGATGATATTTGGGATACAATGAATCCACCGGAATATACTTTTGAGCGAAAGGATACCACTCATGTCGATGCCTCGGAAAGGCCTTCAAAAAGAGAGTATGATCACTACCTGTACATCATTGATATAGCCAAGCAAAACAATTACGATGATGCCAAAATAGCCGAATTATCCCCTTTCTTGGTGCAAGACCCGTTATTCAACGCCATGCTCATCAAGTCGAACCAGGCACTGATCGAGCTTTATGAAATAATCGGGGGGAATGACGATAAAATTACATACCTGAAAAAGAACCAAGAAAGAAGCATTGCCGCTTTCAACCAGAAACTATGGGATGCTGAATTGGGGGCATATGTTCATTATGACCTGCGAAACAATACGCCCATACGCCATGTGTCTTCTTCTTCGTTTTCGCCTTTGTTCGCGGCTATACCTAGTAAAGAAAGGGCCGAGGTTTTGGTCAATACCATGATGGAGCGTTTCGGAGGTGACGATAAATACCTTTGCGCCTCTTTTGATCCGACAAATGACCGTTTCAATCCTAGAAAATATTGGAGGGGCCCCGTTTGGATCAATATGAACTGGATGTTGTACCGTGGCTTAAAGGAGTACGGGTATACTGATATTGCCGAGCGAGTAAAAAATGATTCGATCGAGCTTGTGGAGCGCGATGGCTTTTTTGAATATTTCGATTGTAGAAAAGACACCGGTGATGAAACAAGAAAAGGCTATGGAGGCGATAACTTCTCATGGAGTGCGGCCTTGATCATCGATCTTTTAAAAAATTGA
- a CDS encoding sodium:solute symporter — MNYLDYIIIVVYLVGFLGLGFLFKENSSGGDYFLGGRKTSWLPLSLSAMATQLSAISFISAPAFVGLKDGGGMQWLTYELGVPLAMAFLLVAVLPTLYKSGIVSVYEYLEKRFDASSRLLISFVFQISRSVATGVMVYTMALILQATIQLDFWISVLIIGVITMVYSFQGGMKAVIWGDVIQMSILFLGIIICLFYGFSELGGIDSFLANVDQDRITAIDFDKWGFSNADGNDEFGFWPMVIGGFFLYASYYGTDQTQSQRLLSSSSMSNLKKLMMANGLLRFPFTLTYCIMGLVLGTLLMQDLGFQDQMESVYQANISSLEGKKADLLVPVFIIKYLPNGVIGILIVAIMSAAMSTLSSTVNSLSAVTMEDFVKRFKPNMGDKQYMSYSRLLSIFWGLVCLFFAFFAGNIEGTVIEVINKISSVFYGPILAAFILAILTKRTHALGANIGIVAGVLFNIYLWLYVPQIFWFWWNALGCLVTILIALAVSYTVKRTVNEGLEVVYYSGKKEVAILVGYFVIILCACLLLPSVFN; from the coding sequence ATGAATTATTTAGACTATATCATAATCGTTGTTTACCTAGTGGGCTTCTTGGGTCTTGGTTTTCTGTTTAAGGAAAACAGTTCTGGGGGCGACTATTTTCTAGGGGGAAGAAAAACTTCTTGGTTGCCTTTGAGCCTTTCGGCCATGGCGACCCAGCTTTCGGCCATCAGTTTTATTTCGGCGCCGGCATTTGTGGGCCTGAAAGATGGCGGGGGCATGCAATGGCTTACCTATGAGCTGGGCGTGCCTTTGGCCATGGCATTTCTGCTGGTAGCCGTGTTGCCGACCCTCTATAAATCGGGTATTGTAAGTGTTTACGAATACCTCGAAAAACGCTTTGACGCTTCTTCGCGCTTATTGATCAGTTTTGTATTCCAGATCAGTCGCTCCGTAGCGACCGGGGTAATGGTCTATACCATGGCCTTGATATTGCAGGCTACCATACAATTGGATTTTTGGATATCGGTCTTGATCATTGGGGTCATTACTATGGTCTACTCTTTTCAAGGAGGTATGAAAGCCGTTATTTGGGGAGATGTCATTCAAATGAGTATTTTGTTCTTAGGAATAATCATCTGCCTCTTTTACGGGTTCAGCGAGCTTGGGGGCATCGATAGCTTTTTGGCCAACGTAGATCAAGACCGTATTACGGCCATTGATTTTGATAAATGGGGGTTCAGCAATGCCGATGGTAATGATGAATTCGGTTTTTGGCCCATGGTTATCGGCGGTTTCTTTTTATACGCATCGTATTACGGTACAGATCAGACCCAGTCGCAGCGTCTGTTGTCATCGAGTAGTATGTCAAATCTAAAGAAATTGATGATGGCCAACGGCCTGTTGCGCTTTCCTTTTACCTTGACCTATTGTATTATGGGCTTGGTGTTAGGTACCTTGTTGATGCAAGATTTGGGGTTTCAAGACCAAATGGAAAGTGTATATCAAGCCAATATTTCTTCTTTGGAGGGAAAAAAGGCCGACCTCTTGGTACCGGTGTTCATCATTAAATATTTGCCCAACGGGGTAATCGGTATATTGATCGTGGCCATTATGTCGGCCGCAATGTCGACCCTTAGCTCTACGGTCAATTCATTGTCTGCCGTTACCATGGAAGATTTTGTGAAGCGATTCAAGCCCAATATGGGGGATAAGCAATACATGTCCTACTCAAGATTGCTTTCCATATTTTGGGGCTTGGTCTGTTTATTCTTTGCTTTTTTCGCGGGTAATATAGAAGGTACCGTTATCGAGGTCATCAATAAGATCAGTTCGGTATTTTATGGTCCGATCTTGGCCGCTTTTATTTTGGCGATCTTGACGAAACGAACCCATGCCCTTGGGGCCAACATCGGTATTGTTGCCGGGGTATTGTTCAATATTTACCTTTGGTTGTACGTGCCGCAAATATTCTGGTTCTGGTGGAACGCCCTCGGGTGTTTGGTCACCATTCTTATAGCTCTTGCCGTTAGCTATACGGTCAAGAGAACGGTAAACGAAGGTCTAGAGGTGGTATACTATTCAGGGAAGAAAGAAGTGGCTATTTTGGTCGGTTATTTTGTGATCATTCTTTGTGCTTGTCTTTTGCTTCCCTCTGTTTTCAATTAA
- a CDS encoding glycerate kinase, with protein MKIVIAPDKFKDSLTGFEFCDAVAEGLQHVFDDVEIVKMPLADGGDGTIDVVRHYIHGEKISITVNDPLFRPISASYLYASENHIAYIEMAEASGLKLLADADRNCMNTTTFGTGELIADALERGAQEIILGIGGSATNDGGMGMANALGYRFKDSFSKELNPVGSNLNKVKSIDASKVHPLLANAKFKIACDVSNPFYGVNGAAKIYAPQKGASEEEIALLDNGLKSFAKVVFDTYNISLQKIQGSGAAGGIGGGAIVFLRGELTSGIDLVKGLARFDEVIANADWVITGEGQLDEQTLSGKTIDGVITSAKKANVPVAALCGSVSISIEQQEGFGLAYVNSIVRGVSTLPEAMASSYTNLVNASYNFAKLIK; from the coding sequence ATGAAAATTGTAATCGCTCCCGATAAATTTAAAGATTCCCTCACTGGGTTTGAGTTCTGTGATGCCGTAGCGGAAGGCCTGCAGCACGTATTCGATGACGTCGAAATCGTAAAAATGCCTTTGGCCGATGGGGGAGACGGTACCATCGACGTGGTGAGGCACTATATACACGGTGAAAAAATAAGCATAACCGTAAACGACCCCTTGTTTAGGCCTATAAGCGCTTCCTACCTATATGCTTCGGAAAACCACATCGCCTATATTGAAATGGCGGAAGCATCCGGACTCAAGTTATTGGCCGATGCCGATAGAAACTGTATGAACACTACAACTTTCGGTACGGGTGAGCTTATTGCCGATGCCCTTGAACGTGGGGCCCAAGAAATTATTCTAGGGATAGGGGGAAGCGCCACCAACGATGGGGGCATGGGCATGGCGAATGCCTTGGGCTATCGTTTTAAGGATAGCTTCAGTAAAGAATTGAATCCGGTAGGAAGCAATTTGAACAAGGTAAAAAGTATTGATGCATCAAAGGTCCACCCCCTCTTGGCCAATGCAAAATTTAAAATCGCCTGTGATGTTTCCAATCCGTTTTATGGTGTGAACGGGGCGGCCAAGATCTATGCCCCACAAAAGGGGGCATCTGAAGAAGAAATAGCGTTGTTGGACAACGGCTTGAAGAGTTTTGCCAAGGTCGTTTTTGATACCTACAATATAAGTCTACAGAAAATACAGGGCTCGGGTGCCGCGGGAGGAATTGGCGGTGGGGCTATCGTATTTCTAAGGGGCGAGCTCACTTCCGGTATCGATTTGGTCAAGGGCTTGGCCCGTTTTGATGAGGTAATCGCAAATGCCGATTGGGTGATTACCGGAGAGGGCCAGTTAGATGAGCAAACCCTGTCGGGCAAGACCATAGATGGGGTGATTACTTCCGCAAAGAAGGCGAATGTTCCGGTTGCCGCGCTTTGTGGTTCGGTATCTATATCCATTGAACAACAAGAAGGCTTCGGGCTGGCCTATGTGAATTCCATTGTAAGGGGAGTCTCTACCTTGCCCGAAGCTATGGCTTCCAGCTATACGAATTTGGTGAATGCCAGTTACAATTTTGCCAAGTTGATAAAGTAA
- a CDS encoding DinB family protein, which translates to MSTANPSVEKVAQVILPAELLAHWQGHRTLTRKVIEAFPEKDFFEYSIGGMRPFSKMVDELLSIAGPGMKEIVSGKAAAFTEAVAHGNSKAKVLALWDEATEEINANWAKIGVDKFHDSIKLFGQYEGTIQSSILYFVDNEIHHRGQGYVYLRTLGIEPPMFWDRN; encoded by the coding sequence ATGAGCACAGCAAACCCATCCGTAGAAAAAGTGGCGCAGGTAATTCTTCCTGCCGAACTATTGGCCCACTGGCAAGGGCATAGAACTTTGACCAGAAAAGTAATAGAAGCATTTCCTGAGAAAGATTTTTTCGAATACAGCATTGGGGGAATGCGGCCATTTTCAAAAATGGTAGATGAGCTCTTGAGCATAGCGGGTCCTGGAATGAAAGAAATAGTTTCGGGAAAAGCGGCTGCCTTCACAGAAGCCGTAGCTCATGGAAATAGTAAAGCCAAAGTCTTAGCGCTTTGGGACGAAGCCACGGAAGAGATCAACGCTAATTGGGCTAAGATCGGGGTTGATAAATTTCATGATTCTATCAAACTTTTTGGTCAGTACGAAGGGACTATTCAATCTAGTATTTTATATTTCGTAGACAATGAAATACACCATCGCGGCCAAGGCTATGTCTATTTGCGAACCCTAGGTATCGAGCCGCCCATGTTCTGGGATAGAAATTAA
- the hemN gene encoding oxygen-independent coproporphyrinogen III oxidase, translating to MCSLVQKYNVAGPRYTSYPTVPYWNMDTFSSKKWQSTLIQSFEESNAKEGISLYIHLPFCESMCTFCGCHKRITQRHEVEEPYIRTVLKEWKLYCDLFSQRPIIKELHLGGGTPTFFTPQNLQNLINGIFSMAKKAEDYEFSFEGHPNNTTKEHLQALYDVGFRRVSFGVQDYNIKVQQAIHRIQPFANVKNVTQWARQIGYTSIGHDIIFGLPFQKEEHVRETILRTKELRPDRLAFYSYAHVPWLKGNGQRGYKDADLPSAEEKRQQYETGKALLAEVGYREIGMDHFALPTDALYKSMQSGELHRNFMGYTASKTQAMIGLGTSSISDSWYSFAQNVKGIEEYQHLVENNVIPVYRGHILTDEDRVIRKHILNLMCGFKTSWSLPGLRFEAIDEVRERLREMEQDALVVVVEDGVEVTEKGRPFIRNICMAFDVLLHKKEPEKRLFSMTI from the coding sequence ATGTGCAGTCTAGTTCAAAAATACAATGTGGCGGGTCCGAGATATACCAGTTACCCCACTGTTCCTTATTGGAATATGGATACTTTTTCTAGCAAGAAGTGGCAATCGACCCTGATCCAAAGTTTTGAGGAAAGCAATGCGAAAGAAGGTATTAGCCTGTACATACACTTGCCCTTTTGTGAAAGTATGTGTACGTTTTGTGGTTGCCATAAACGCATAACCCAAAGGCATGAGGTTGAGGAACCGTATATTCGTACCGTATTGAAGGAGTGGAAATTGTATTGCGACCTCTTTTCTCAGCGGCCCATAATAAAAGAACTTCATTTGGGGGGCGGAACCCCTACTTTCTTTACACCACAGAACCTCCAGAACTTGATCAATGGAATTTTTAGCATGGCCAAAAAGGCCGAAGATTACGAATTTAGTTTTGAGGGACATCCGAACAACACCACCAAAGAACATTTACAGGCACTGTACGATGTAGGGTTTAGGCGGGTCAGTTTTGGGGTGCAAGATTACAATATCAAAGTACAACAGGCCATCCATCGCATACAGCCTTTTGCGAACGTAAAAAACGTAACGCAATGGGCCAGGCAGATCGGTTATACATCGATCGGCCATGATATTATTTTCGGACTTCCTTTTCAGAAGGAGGAACATGTTCGCGAAACTATATTGAGAACCAAGGAACTGCGCCCAGATCGTTTGGCCTTTTATAGCTATGCCCATGTGCCATGGTTAAAAGGTAATGGACAAAGAGGGTATAAAGATGCCGATTTGCCTTCGGCCGAAGAGAAGCGCCAACAGTATGAAACCGGTAAGGCCTTGCTCGCCGAGGTCGGATACCGTGAAATCGGTATGGACCATTTTGCCCTTCCTACCGATGCGTTGTATAAATCTATGCAATCGGGCGAACTGCACCGTAACTTTATGGGGTATACGGCTTCTAAGACCCAGGCAATGATTGGCTTGGGAACCTCTAGTATCAGTGATAGTTGGTATAGCTTCGCCCAAAATGTTAAAGGTATCGAAGAGTACCAACATTTGGTGGAAAACAACGTTATTCCAGTGTATCGAGGTCATATTCTCACCGATGAAGATCGCGTGATAAGAAAGCATATCCTAAATTTGATGTGCGGGTTTAAAACCTCTTGGTCGCTACCGGGCCTTCGTTTTGAGGCAATTGACGAGGTGCGGGAAAGGTTGCGTGAAATGGAACAGGATGCTTTGGTGGTTGTCGTTGAAGATGGGGTAGAGGTCACCGAAAAAGGACGCCCGTTCATTCGTAACATTTGTATGGCATTTGATGTGCTTTTACATAAAAAGGAACCGGAAAAAAGATTATTTTCAATGACAATTTAA
- a CDS encoding universal stress protein produces the protein MKKIIVPLDFSEQSEYALKVAVSLAKKHDSEILALHMLELNQAMITSSEGFHPEQTVFLIKLAEKRFNEFLKKPYLEGVKVTPIIKHYKVFSEVNAIAEEHKAELVVMGSHGTDGLEEIFIGSNAEKVVRNSEVPVLVIKNEIANFSINRFVFACDFREESIPAYKKAKAFADLLKADLDLVYINTPGDNFLSSADIYKRVNAFIGKVNEALQVEIYNDYSVERGVLNYSESNSADAIGIPTHGRRGLSHFFMGSIGEDIVNHSKIPVVTFKI, from the coding sequence ATGAAAAAAATTATAGTACCTCTAGATTTCTCCGAACAGTCTGAATATGCCCTTAAGGTTGCCGTATCGTTGGCAAAAAAACACGATTCGGAAATACTGGCCTTGCACATGCTGGAACTCAATCAGGCCATGATTACTTCTTCCGAAGGCTTTCACCCAGAACAGACCGTTTTTCTGATAAAACTGGCAGAGAAAAGGTTTAACGAGTTTTTAAAGAAACCCTATTTGGAAGGTGTGAAGGTCACGCCCATCATCAAACACTACAAAGTCTTTAGTGAGGTGAATGCGATTGCCGAAGAACACAAGGCCGAGCTTGTTGTTATGGGCTCACATGGTACCGATGGCCTCGAAGAGATTTTTATAGGGTCGAATGCCGAAAAGGTAGTGCGAAATTCCGAAGTGCCCGTATTGGTCATTAAGAACGAAATAGCCAATTTTAGTATAAACCGTTTTGTCTTTGCCTGCGATTTTAGGGAAGAAAGCATCCCGGCCTATAAAAAGGCCAAGGCATTTGCCGATTTATTAAAAGCCGATTTAGACTTGGTGTATATCAATACACCGGGCGATAATTTTTTAAGTTCAGCGGATATCTACAAACGTGTAAACGCTTTTATCGGAAAGGTAAACGAAGCTTTACAGGTAGAGATTTACAACGATTATAGTGTAGAGCGCGGGGTGTTGAATTATAGCGAAAGCAACAGTGCCGATGCCATAGGGATACCTACCCATGGACGTAGGGGACTATCCCATTTCTTTATGGGAAGTATTGGGGAAGACATCGTGAACCACTCCAAGATACCCGTGGTTACTTTTAAAATATAG